The genomic segment CGGGTTAAAGCCGATATCTTGGGCGCTTTCCTTTAAGCTGCTCCTCGGTGCCGACGGTGAAATCAAAGAAGTAGGTATTCACCGCACTCAGCTTTCGGTTATCAGGATGACGTATGAAGAAGCGGATGCTCAAAAAGACTCGTCCGCATTAGCGCCGCTTTTTGCCATAGCGGAGAAAAACCGCATCAGACGGGAGAATGCGGGCGCCGTATCCATCGATTTTCCCGAAGTGTCTATTACATTGGCAGAGCAGGACGGCATAAAACGGGCGCAGGTTCAGCCTGTTGTCCAGACTGAAGCCGCTGCAATGATTAAAGAAATGATGCTGCTTGCAGGGGAGGCAGCCGCCCGTTTTGCCTTTCAGCACAGTATTCCGTTTCAGTATATCAGTCAGGAGGCGCCCGAACTGCCGAATAAGTTGCCGTCCGGTCTTGCCGGGGAATACAGGAAGCGGCGCGCCATGCGTCCGCGCAGCGTGGGTACCATTCCGTCGATGCACGCTGCGCTCGGGCTTGCGATGTACGGACAGGTAACAAGCCCGCTCCGCCGCTACGGGGATTTAGTCAGTCATCGCCAGCTGTTGAACTATATTGACGGTAAACCGCTAACGCCTGCGGCTGACCTCATCCTTAAAATAGCGGCGGGGGACGTGGCGGGGCGCGCCTGCGTTTTTGCGGAACGGGCATCCCGTCAGCATTGGACACTCGTGTACCTGCTGCAAAATCCCGATTGGCGCGGTACGGCAGTGGTGCTTGAAGCAATGGGCAAAAAAGCTCATGTTTTTATCCCGTCCCTTGGATACGAAGGCGACATAACGCTCGATATAGAACCGGAACTCAATCAGGAACTGACCGTAAAGGTACGCCGTATCCGTCTTGCCTATCTGCAAGCTTCGTTTGAACAGGTATGAGCTTTATAGGCTGAGCGGCGGCTCTTGAAGATATACATTGTATTGAAGGGTGGACTTTTTCTGCAAGTGCTGCTTTGAGTCTGTTAGAATAGCTTGATATATTCATCAAATACAAACGTACGGTTGCGCCGGTAGCCGGTAGTTTCTTTGAGAATCGCTGCTTCCATAAAGGCTTGGAGCAAGTTGTTTGCCGCTCTTGCAGAAAGATGTAACTTATCTTGAATAGCCCTACTGCTAATAATCGGTTTACTAAAAAGAAAATGTAATAAATCAATGCCGGTCGCCGCTCTTTTCCCAAAATCATTAAGAATCATTTTTTCACAACTGGTGCGTAAGTCAATAATATTTTTTAGCGTATAAGCTGAATTTTGTGCTGTTATACTGACACCTGTTAGAAAAAACTTAATCCATTGCGTAAGGTCGTTTTTTGTTCGCACTAATGTTAAATTATCATAATAGAGCGTTTTATTCTTTTCGAAAAAATCTGAGAGGTATAAGAGCGGTTGCTGTAAAACTTTATTGTACACCAAATAGAGCGTTATTAAGAGTCGGCCGATTCTTCCATTTCCATCTAAAAAAGGATGGATAGTTTCAAACTGATAGTGTGCGATAGCTATACGAATAAGGTGCGGAATTTTGATGGTCTCATTATTTAAGAAGATTTCGAGGTCGGATAATAATTCCGGTAGATGCTCATGTGAAGGTGGTACAAAAACGGCATCAGCTAACGTTGCTCCGCCGAGCCAATTTTGAGAAACGCGGAATTCACCGGGGCTTTTATGTTCTCCTCTTCCTTTAGAAAGCAGTATTTTATGAATATTTTTGATCAGCCGATTGGAGAGTGGTAGGGTATTCAATTCACTGATAGCGCTATTCATTGCTTGTACATAGTTATGAACTTCTTGCCAGTCATCGCGTTTTTCCGGATCAATATTATTTTGGTCATTGAGCGCTTCTTCGATATTAGTTCTGGTACCTTCTATACGGTTGGAGATGACCGCTTCTTTAAAAATATGCATAATGATAAATTGATTTGAGTCCGGCACCAAAGAAGAAAAGGAATTCAGTTCACCCAAATGTAGAGAGGCTTCTTCCAAAAGCGCATTGATTGAAGGGTCTTGCCATGAAAAGTTATGATTGATCTTTTCAGGTAGAAAATACTGATATTTATACCCCTGTTTAAAGCATCCTGATTTAAAATCTTTTATATCCATAAAGCTTCCTATACAGCTCATCATAGTTGTATTCGGTATAAAAAACAAGTTATATTTTACTTTAATGGTTTAAAGTAAAATATAAGATTTTATAATTTCCTTTCAGAGCTGTTCGAGCGTTTTGTTGTAAAACCTTTCACTTCACCCTTGACTTTTGAGCGTTGATTACACGTTCAACAATACTTTTTCAGATTTCTCTGAAACTGCTCCTTTAGGATACGTGATAATTCCATTCCGTAATCTTCCCAAAATCATAAAAGACAGGTATACTAAAGAAGATAATCAGGGTAACCGCACTAAAAATGTTTCAAGCGGTTGCCTTCCATTTGTGCAAAATTTTGAATAAAATTTTGCACCATTTTTTTAGAGAAAGGGTAAACGCATCAGACAGAGCAGATCAAAATCGCAGAATAATTGAGGTTGTGAGACCATTTGAACCGCGAAGAGGTTCAACTCTGGTTGAACAGCCTCCATTATTCTGCGGGGATATTCAAAAAACGTCTGATGCGTTTACCCTGAACCACTCAAGGAGTATAGATATGGCGATGCAAAAACAGTATGCCCGTGAACTGATGCGGTTTATCGATCAAAGCCCATCGGTGTATCATGTGATTGAAAATGCCGGTAAAAAGCTCGAAGCTGCCGGTTTTACCCGTCTCAATCTTTCGGATGCCTTTCAGTTAAAACCGGCAGGAAAGTACTTTGTTACTGCAAACGGGAGCGCTCTTATTGCATGGCAGATGAGCCGCGGGAAGAAAGCGCGCGGGTTTAAGCTTGTCGGCAGTCATAGCGACTCTCCCTGCTTGCGGATAAAGCCTCATCCCGAAGTAACGGTGCAGGATCATTATCTCAAGCTGAATACCGAGGTATACGGCGGGGCAATTCTTTCAACATGGTTTGACCGGCCGCTTTCCGCAGCGGGACGTGTGGTTATACGGACTGATGATCCGCTTGCGCCTCAAGAAATGCTGTTCTCGTTTAAAGGCTCTCCGCTCATCATACCGAACCTCGCTATTCACATGAACCGTGAGGTAAACGACGGGTATAAAATTGAACGCCAAAAAGATGTGCTGCCGCTGCTTGGCATCATCAATAAGAAATTTGAAAAAGACGGGTATCTTGTTTCGCTCATATCCAAGCAGCTGCATGTACCGGTAAGCGCAATCCTCGACTTTGACCTCTATTTATACGATACGCAGCCGGGAAGTTTTTGCGGTCTTTCCGATGAATTTTTTTCGACGGGAAAAATCGATAACCTCGGTATGGCTTATGCTTCCCTCGATGCGCTGATTGCGCAAGATGCTCCGTTAGACTATGTTAAAGCTGCCTGTATCTTTGATAACGAGGAAGTCGGCTCGGAAACAATGCAGGGCGCCGGAAGCCCGTTTCTTGCGGATACACTCAAGCGGATTACGATTGCCCAGTGCGAGGCAGGTGAGCAATGGTTTGAGCTGTTCCAGCAGCAGTTGAGCAGGTCTTTCCTTATTTCCGCCGATCAAGCGCATGCTTACCATCCTAATTATCCCGAAAAAAACGATATTACCAATTTCCCGCTTGTAAACGGCGGACCGGTGGTAAAACTTGCCGCTTCGATGAGCTATGCGAGCGACGGTATTTCGGCAGGGATATTTAAAGACCTCTGTGCAAGAGCCGGCGTTCCGTGCCAAAACTTTGTCAACCGTTCCGATATAAAAGGCGGTTCAACCATCGGGCCTATTACTACGACAAACTTGCGGATTAAGACGGTCGATATCGGAAATCCCATCTTGTCGATGCATTCCATTCGCGAGCTGGGTGGCGTTGCAGATCAAGCGTATATCACGCAAGTATTTAATCAATATTATAAAGAATAATCCGGCTCCTTGCATCCGGCGGGAACGTCTAAGGGGGATGTCAGAAAAAGTAACCGCTTTTGAGGCACCCCTTATACGGCGCTTCCTCAAGATATAT from the Treponema medium genome contains:
- a CDS encoding M18 family aminopeptidase, with the protein product MAMQKQYARELMRFIDQSPSVYHVIENAGKKLEAAGFTRLNLSDAFQLKPAGKYFVTANGSALIAWQMSRGKKARGFKLVGSHSDSPCLRIKPHPEVTVQDHYLKLNTEVYGGAILSTWFDRPLSAAGRVVIRTDDPLAPQEMLFSFKGSPLIIPNLAIHMNREVNDGYKIERQKDVLPLLGIINKKFEKDGYLVSLISKQLHVPVSAILDFDLYLYDTQPGSFCGLSDEFFSTGKIDNLGMAYASLDALIAQDAPLDYVKAACIFDNEEVGSETMQGAGSPFLADTLKRITIAQCEAGEQWFELFQQQLSRSFLISADQAHAYHPNYPEKNDITNFPLVNGGPVVKLAASMSYASDGISAGIFKDLCARAGVPCQNFVNRSDIKGGSTIGPITTTNLRIKTVDIGNPILSMHSIRELGGVADQAYITQVFNQYYKE
- a CDS encoding Fic family protein; translation: MDIKDFKSGCFKQGYKYQYFLPEKINHNFSWQDPSINALLEEASLHLGELNSFSSLVPDSNQFIIMHIFKEAVISNRIEGTRTNIEEALNDQNNIDPEKRDDWQEVHNYVQAMNSAISELNTLPLSNRLIKNIHKILLSKGRGEHKSPGEFRVSQNWLGGATLADAVFVPPSHEHLPELLSDLEIFLNNETIKIPHLIRIAIAHYQFETIHPFLDGNGRIGRLLITLYLVYNKVLQQPLLYLSDFFEKNKTLYYDNLTLVRTKNDLTQWIKFFLTGVSITAQNSAYTLKNIIDLRTSCEKMILNDFGKRAATGIDLLHFLFSKPIISSRAIQDKLHLSARAANNLLQAFMEAAILKETTGYRRNRTFVFDEYIKLF